caatcttggccttggaaaCATCCAACATgaactccaccacctcttgCTTGGGCATTCCATACAAGGGCTCAGCAACATGCTCTAACTCGTTCCACTGGTCTCTCGCAAAAGCAGCAAAATATTCCCGCATCTGCTCGTTCTGTGCTTCAAACGCGTTCCTCCACCCAGTCAGACACTTTGTCATGTCCAACTCCTCGGTCTTGATCCTGAACACTGCAAGATGTCGCAGTTCGGGGATATCATAGACGTCAGCCAGGACCAGCAACCCGGTAGCTTGTTCAAACTCCGCCTCGAACGGCTCCCCGTAGAAATACGACACCATGACCTCCACCCACGCATGTGGATATGGGATTTCAAGCCGTTTCTCGCGCGAATCGATCATGTTAGCGTCGATCATTGCAGCAAAAAAGGGTAGAGAGGCCTTGAACACGACAGAGTGGATGGGGATGGTTCCTTCTTTGGTGACGAGCGTGAAGTCAAAGTCCCCGTTTAACCGCACTTTGGATAAGCCCACAAGTCTCTGAGAGTAGTGGAGAGTCATTACTTCACAGAGAAGCTTTTCACCAATGCTGCTTATCAAATGGCTCGACGCATCTCCATTGATGATGAAAATCAAACCATTAGACATCTTCATCAGGAAAGTGTTTGAAGCGGTTTTGACTACCAGCTTCATTTGAAGGGCTCTCCAAGGGACAGTACTCATACTAGTTCCGGTGCCTGCTCCCGAAAATTGTTGGAGGGTGAAGGAGCCATGTCTGCTGATAGTTTTCTCAGAGTTGTCGTACACGGAAAAGATGACGGTTTCTCCCTCGGAGCATAGGTAAGCTGTTTTATGCAGGTCAATTGCATACCTCGCCTTGTGGTTCTTTTCCAGGCTCTCTAGCTTGATTTGAACCTGGTCCATGTTATTGTCGGTCATTGAGCTGAAGATGGGATGacatgtacatacggtacaaCAGGAACCAAGTTTGGTGCGGTTCATCTTCTCAGTTTATCTACGAAAAAATGTTagcaagtgcaagtacgtactgtacttttatCCGGCATGCCCAAGGCAGATCGGAAAGTCGAGCGGGACTtgctacgagtacagtaatgtacactgtacattcAAGTAGGCATTTCCTACGATATCCTTCTAATCAAAGATAAGTAACAACAGTCAATGATGCTTATTCTTACTTCATATGACTAGTCTTGGAAGTCTTTCCAAGTCTTACAATCCCTCTTATTTATCATATTCTCCATGATCGAGAGAATTATAAATGTGATAACCCTGACTAACATGAGTGTTATGCCTCAAGATAACAGCGCAAATAAACAGTCTCTGGTGTATCCCATCGACTATTTCGCTCACCGATCTTCATCTGTTTATCAAGGGTCTAGACATGTATTAAGAGAATTGCTGACCGTTTATTTCAGAAGTTACATAAAGATTTGTCTTCTTAGATCGCTCCTTAGTTCTTCAACACAATCTCCGAACTCCTGATTACCTGAACCGATCTGCGTGCATTTGGGGTAACTACGGTACTGGAAGGTATCATCAGGGTCAGACTGGGTCATCTTCCAGGTTTGGTGAGGTGGGTGAACTACACACTTGTATCAGCAGGGACATGGTGTTTTAACTGGACGTTCGAAACACTCAATTGAACCACCGTTCAAGACCCAAGTGTGTCAAACGCACCGTCAAACGTACCGTGAACAGATTGGTGCCTCTTGCGTCGTTCTTCCGTCGTCAATTGGCAAAACACCCTCCCCACTTCCCACTTGGCCCTTTGTCTCCTCACTTCGGCCAATTTGCTTTGTTGGTATCGATCCCGTACTGGTCTGGATGCGGACTCCGATTCTTCTTTGGTATCTCTCTGTACTGGACGGAATTGTTCTTGATGGAAGGATGTTCGCCCTCACACGGATATTTCTGTGAAAAAGCGCGGGAGCTGAATGTTGACATGGTCATGTATCCAGGTcgatggtgatggtgtttTACTGCAATATGCGCGAGCTGCATAAATAAAACGGTGCGGCTCGGAATTGATCTCAACTAATCCCCGGCATCGAACCATCACAACAATGGAGAGAGCCAGGAGAGACCACTGCAGACCACTGCAGACCACTGGAGACCACTGGAGAGACAGGGCTATTGTTTTGTTAGGCTTTATAACCCTGCACGATATCATCTTCCTTGTTTCACCATAACGTCTGTAGGATATGTTTCTTTGTTGAAGAATTCAGGCTGTATTAGTCTAAATAATATATAGCGTAATAATATTATATGTTATTATAGAGTATGGTACTGTACGCTATTGAATTGTTAGAACTATTGGTTTCGGATTATCTACCGCAACCCTTTTGTCAGTTGATTAAAATACACATGCGAATTTTTACCCAAAatttacaagtactggtaccAGAATTCACCCAATTTGTTCTGATTTGTGTCCCTTTGTCAACACGTGTTTCAGTTTCGACATTTTACACCACGGACTTGCTTTTAGTTGGTGTCTCAGATTGAGTGACATAAAGAAAATCGGCTAGACGGGAGAAACTGGCCATCGACAGCAGGATAAATGAAGGAACAAACGTGTATGTACGCCTCGAGCGTGTATGAGAGGATGTACCTTTGATTTG
The Yarrowia lipolytica chromosome 1A, complete sequence genome window above contains:
- a CDS encoding uncharacterized protein (Compare to YALI0A05005g, some similarities with uniprot|Q6C8A2 Yarrowia lipolytica YALI0D21406g), with protein sequence MNRTKLGSCCTVCTCHPIFSSMTDNNMDQVQIKLESLEKNHKARYAIDLHKTAYLCSEGETVIFSVYDNSEKTISRHGSFTLQQFSGAGTGTSMSTVPWRALQMKLVVKTASNTFLMKMSNGLIFIINGDASSHLISSIGEKLLCEVMTLHYSQRLVGLSKVRLNGDFDFTLVTKEGTIPIHSVVFKASLPFFAAMIDANMIDSREKRLEIPYPHAWVEVMVSYFYGEPFEAEFEQATGLLVLADVYDIPELRHLAVFRIKTEELDMTKCLTGWRNAFEAQNEQMREYFAAFARDQWNELEHVAEPLYGMPKQEVVEFMLDVSKAKIDKLGLND